A window from Primulina huaijiensis isolate GDHJ02 chromosome 11, ASM1229523v2, whole genome shotgun sequence encodes these proteins:
- the LOC140987628 gene encoding uncharacterized protein isoform X2, with protein MASKKKASEGIALLSMYGDEDDEMEGAEEHDENIQEEEIPSIAPDVVMVKDEDEDDLSAFGNENASQKQEERGLNAISPNKLFNYGTSSLTASPLLSRVSPRPPQHTVGLDLNLAHVQKNRLTIVDYGHEEGAMSPEAEDGEIVATGRVMYVEQLQTSDGEFWDSRSPRSARLATSNTQTATPQLLVAIDQPESDSMNCAINASESAETEDAVKVSTEEQRDMDPLDKFLPPPPKEKCSEELQEKIIKFLALKKTTGRSFNAEVRNKKEYRNPDFLLHAVTYQNIDQIGSCFNKDVFDPHGYDKSDFYDEIEADIRREVERREQEKKKNPKVDFVSGGMQQGNVVPTPKIHTPIPDVAARDGRHNKKSKWDKVDVDQRNFNPAGGQETVSSIGAHAALISAAKAGSGYSAFAQQRRKEAENRRSSERKSEKRS; from the exons ATGGCATCGAAGAAGAAAGCGTCAGAGGGCATAGCGTTGTTGTCCATGTATGGAGACGAAGACGATGAAATGGAAGGCGCCGAAGAACATGACGAAAATATTCAAGAAGAAGAAATCCCCTCCATCGCGCCGGATGTCGTTATGGTgaaagatgaagatgaagatgatcttAGTGCCTTCGGCAATGAAAATGCATCGCAGAAACAGGAAGAGCGAGGTCTGAATGCTATTTCTCCTAATAAGCTCTTTAATTACGGTACTTCCTCGTTAACTGCCTCTCCACTGTTATCTCGCGTCTCACCTCGACCGCCGCAACATACGGTTGGTTTGGATCTGAACTTGGCTCATGTTCAAAAGAATCGGCTGACGATTGTGGATTATGGACACGAGGAGGGGGCAATGTCTCCTGAAGCTGAG GATGGAGAAATAGTGGCGACTGGTCGAGTAATGTATGTGGAGCAGCTTCAAACTAGTGACG GTGAGTTTTGGGATAGCAGATCACCAAGAAGTGCTCGGCTCGCAACATCTAATACTCAAACTGCGACGCCTCAATTATTGGTTGCAATCGATCAACCTGAGTCTGATAGCATGAATTGTGCAATTAATGCATCGGAATCTGCAGAGACTGAAGATGCTGTTAAGGTTTCTACTGAAGAGCAAAGGGATATGGATCCATTGGACAAGTTTCTTCCCCCACCTCCAAAGGAAAAGTGCTCAGAGGAACTGCAA GAGAAGATTATCAAGTTTCTTGCACTGAAGAAGACAACTGGAAGAAGTTTCAACGCAGAGGTGCGCAATAAGAAGGAATATCGAAACCCTGACTTCTTGTTGCACGCTGTGACTTACCAAAATATTGATCAGATAGGATCTTGCTTCAATAAAGATGTTTTCGACCCTCATGGATATGACAAAAGTGACTTCTATGATGAAATAG AAGCTGATATTAGGCGGGAGGTGGAAAGGAGGGagcaagaaaagaagaaaaatccaAAGGTTGACTTTGTTTCTGGAGGAATGCAGCAGGGAAATGTTGTTCCTACTCCAAAGATTCACACACCAATTCCAG ATGTTGCAGCTCGAGATGGGAGACATAACAAAAAGTCAAAGTGGGACAAG GTGGATGTTGATCAAAGGAATTTTAATCCGGCTGGAGGTCAGGAAACTGTGTCTTCTATTGGTGCTCATGCAGCCCTTATCTCTGCTGCTAAAGCTGGTAGTGGATACTCTGCTTTTGC GCAACAAAGGAGAAAGGAGGCAGAAAATAGGCGATCCAGTGAAAGAAAATCGGAGAAAAGATCGTAG
- the LOC140987628 gene encoding uncharacterized protein isoform X1, which produces MASKKKASEGIALLSMYGDEDDEMEGAEEHDENIQEEEIPSIAPDVVMVKDEDEDDLSAFGNENASQKQEERGLNAISPNKLFNYGTSSLTASPLLSRVSPRPPQHTVGLDLNLAHVQKNRLTIVDYGHEEGAMSPEAEDGEIVATGRVMYVEQLQTSDGEFWDSRSPRSARLATSNTQTATPQLLVAIDQPESDSMNCAINASESAETEDAVKVSTEEQRDMDPLDKFLPPPPKEKCSEELQEKIIKFLALKKTTGRSFNAEVRNKKEYRNPDFLLHAVTYQNIDQIGSCFNKDVFDPHGYDKSDFYDEIEADIRREVERREQEKKKNPKVDFVSGGMQQGNVVPTPKIHTPIPGLTVVAGGVSNITPVAVDVAARDGRHNKKSKWDKVDVDQRNFNPAGGQETVSSIGAHAALISAAKAGSGYSAFAQQRRKEAENRRSSERKSEKRS; this is translated from the exons ATGGCATCGAAGAAGAAAGCGTCAGAGGGCATAGCGTTGTTGTCCATGTATGGAGACGAAGACGATGAAATGGAAGGCGCCGAAGAACATGACGAAAATATTCAAGAAGAAGAAATCCCCTCCATCGCGCCGGATGTCGTTATGGTgaaagatgaagatgaagatgatcttAGTGCCTTCGGCAATGAAAATGCATCGCAGAAACAGGAAGAGCGAGGTCTGAATGCTATTTCTCCTAATAAGCTCTTTAATTACGGTACTTCCTCGTTAACTGCCTCTCCACTGTTATCTCGCGTCTCACCTCGACCGCCGCAACATACGGTTGGTTTGGATCTGAACTTGGCTCATGTTCAAAAGAATCGGCTGACGATTGTGGATTATGGACACGAGGAGGGGGCAATGTCTCCTGAAGCTGAG GATGGAGAAATAGTGGCGACTGGTCGAGTAATGTATGTGGAGCAGCTTCAAACTAGTGACG GTGAGTTTTGGGATAGCAGATCACCAAGAAGTGCTCGGCTCGCAACATCTAATACTCAAACTGCGACGCCTCAATTATTGGTTGCAATCGATCAACCTGAGTCTGATAGCATGAATTGTGCAATTAATGCATCGGAATCTGCAGAGACTGAAGATGCTGTTAAGGTTTCTACTGAAGAGCAAAGGGATATGGATCCATTGGACAAGTTTCTTCCCCCACCTCCAAAGGAAAAGTGCTCAGAGGAACTGCAA GAGAAGATTATCAAGTTTCTTGCACTGAAGAAGACAACTGGAAGAAGTTTCAACGCAGAGGTGCGCAATAAGAAGGAATATCGAAACCCTGACTTCTTGTTGCACGCTGTGACTTACCAAAATATTGATCAGATAGGATCTTGCTTCAATAAAGATGTTTTCGACCCTCATGGATATGACAAAAGTGACTTCTATGATGAAATAG AAGCTGATATTAGGCGGGAGGTGGAAAGGAGGGagcaagaaaagaagaaaaatccaAAGGTTGACTTTGTTTCTGGAGGAATGCAGCAGGGAAATGTTGTTCCTACTCCAAAGATTCACACACCAATTCCAG GATTGACCGTGGTTGCTGGTGGTGTGTCTAATATAACACCGGTTGCTGTAGATGTTGCAGCTCGAGATGGGAGACATAACAAAAAGTCAAAGTGGGACAAG GTGGATGTTGATCAAAGGAATTTTAATCCGGCTGGAGGTCAGGAAACTGTGTCTTCTATTGGTGCTCATGCAGCCCTTATCTCTGCTGCTAAAGCTGGTAGTGGATACTCTGCTTTTGC GCAACAAAGGAGAAAGGAGGCAGAAAATAGGCGATCCAGTGAAAGAAAATCGGAGAAAAGATCGTAG
- the LOC140987628 gene encoding uncharacterized protein isoform X3, producing the protein MASKKKASEGIALLSMYGDEDDEMEGAEEHDENIQEEEIPSIAPDVVMVKDEDEDDLSAFGNENASQKQEERGLNAISPNKLFNYGTSSLTASPLLSRVSPRPPQHTVGLDLNLAHVQKNRLTIVDYGHEEGAMSPEAEDGEIVATGRVMYVEQLQTSDGEFWDSRSPRSARLATSNTQTATPQLLVAIDQPESDSMNCAINASESAETEDAVKVSTEEQRDMDPLDKFLPPPPKEKCSEELQEKIIKFLALKKTTGRSFNAEVRNKKEYRNPDFLLHAVTYQNIDQIGSCFNKDVFDPHGYDKSDFYDEIEADIRREVERREQEKKKNPKVDFVSGGMQQGNVVPTPKIHTPIPVGVSMHFRIDRGCWWCV; encoded by the exons ATGGCATCGAAGAAGAAAGCGTCAGAGGGCATAGCGTTGTTGTCCATGTATGGAGACGAAGACGATGAAATGGAAGGCGCCGAAGAACATGACGAAAATATTCAAGAAGAAGAAATCCCCTCCATCGCGCCGGATGTCGTTATGGTgaaagatgaagatgaagatgatcttAGTGCCTTCGGCAATGAAAATGCATCGCAGAAACAGGAAGAGCGAGGTCTGAATGCTATTTCTCCTAATAAGCTCTTTAATTACGGTACTTCCTCGTTAACTGCCTCTCCACTGTTATCTCGCGTCTCACCTCGACCGCCGCAACATACGGTTGGTTTGGATCTGAACTTGGCTCATGTTCAAAAGAATCGGCTGACGATTGTGGATTATGGACACGAGGAGGGGGCAATGTCTCCTGAAGCTGAG GATGGAGAAATAGTGGCGACTGGTCGAGTAATGTATGTGGAGCAGCTTCAAACTAGTGACG GTGAGTTTTGGGATAGCAGATCACCAAGAAGTGCTCGGCTCGCAACATCTAATACTCAAACTGCGACGCCTCAATTATTGGTTGCAATCGATCAACCTGAGTCTGATAGCATGAATTGTGCAATTAATGCATCGGAATCTGCAGAGACTGAAGATGCTGTTAAGGTTTCTACTGAAGAGCAAAGGGATATGGATCCATTGGACAAGTTTCTTCCCCCACCTCCAAAGGAAAAGTGCTCAGAGGAACTGCAA GAGAAGATTATCAAGTTTCTTGCACTGAAGAAGACAACTGGAAGAAGTTTCAACGCAGAGGTGCGCAATAAGAAGGAATATCGAAACCCTGACTTCTTGTTGCACGCTGTGACTTACCAAAATATTGATCAGATAGGATCTTGCTTCAATAAAGATGTTTTCGACCCTCATGGATATGACAAAAGTGACTTCTATGATGAAATAG AAGCTGATATTAGGCGGGAGGTGGAAAGGAGGGagcaagaaaagaagaaaaatccaAAGGTTGACTTTGTTTCTGGAGGAATGCAGCAGGGAAATGTTGTTCCTACTCCAAAGATTCACACACCAATTCCAG TTGGTGTTTCTATGCACTTTAGGATTGACCGTGGTTGCTGGTGGTGTGTCTAA